The DNA segment CCACAGCTTTAACTAATTCCACAATCTTTAACGAAGGTACACTTTCTCCCTGCAAAGTTTTCCCCGTACCCGGATTATCTTGGTGACCGGTCATTGCGGTAGTACGATTATCAAGAATCACTATTTTTAAATCAGTTTGATTATAAACAACATCAATCAAACCCGTAATTCCCGAATGAAAAAAAGTAGAATCACCAAGACAACTAAATACTTTTTTAGTCGGCAGAGCCTTTTTTAAACCTATCCCTCCGGAAATACTGGCCCCCATACAAATTACCGTATCGGTAATTTCCAAAGGCGGCATAAAACCCAAAGTATAACAACCAATATCCCCTGCTACCACCACCTCTTTAAATTTCTTTAAAGCATAAAACAAACCACGATGTGGGCAACCAGCACATAATACCGGTGGACGAGTGGGAATATTTAAATTGACTTCTTTAGCCTGTTTTTGTTCCGAAAAAAAAGCCCCGCGAATAATGTCTGGGGTTAATTCCCCACAAAGGGGCAGCCTATTTTTACCCTGACACTTAATCCCCAAAGCCTTTACCCGTGTTTCCAAATAGGGATCATTTTCTTCGATAACAATTACTTCCTCCACTTCCTTGGCAAATTCCCTCAACAGTTTTTCCGGTAAAGGATGAGTCAAACCCAATTTTAAATAAGTAGCCTCTTCACCAAAAACCTCTCGGGCATATTGATAAGCAATACCAGCAGTAATAATTCCCCACCGTTTTTTACCTTTTACTATTTTATTTAATGAACTATAATTACCCCAATTCCTTATATTTTGTAGAACTGCTTCCAAAGAATAATGTTTTAAACGGGCATGAGCTGGTACCATCACATACTTCTTTACATCTTTTTTATATTCTCCGGGTTTAACTACTTCCCTTTTACCTAATTCAACCAAACTTTTACTATGACAAATACGGGTGGTCACCCGAATTAATACCGGCAGATCAAATTGTTCACTTAAAGCAAAAGCCATTTTCGTAAAATCCTTACATTCCTGACTATCACTAGGTTCCAGCATGATCACCTTGGCCAAGGAAGCATAATGACGATTATCCTGTTCATTTTGTGAACTATGGGCTCCTGGATCATCAGCAGTAACAATTACCAAACCACCTTTAATCCCACTATAAGCCAAAGTCATTAAAGGATCAGCAGCAACATTTAAACCAACATGTTTCATGGCCGCTAGTGCCCTTACACCACCAATAGCCGCTCCCCCAGCTATTTCAACCGCTACTTTTTCATTAGGTGACCATTGGGCGTCAATTTCTCGATAATTAGCCAGGTTTTCTAAAATTTCCGTACTAGGGGTACCCGGATAAGCTGCTGCTACCAAACAACCAGCTTCATAGGCTCCCCGAGCAATAGCTTCATTTCCCGTTAAAAGTTCTCTCATCAAGGTCCCTCCCTTGTCAAATTAGCTGTAAATCACTAAAAATTCGGTGGTTCACCAAATATAAGGCGACCACCGTAAAACCTATTATATCATTTCTATTAAAATTAATTAAGCAGAACATTTCACCAATTAAAAAGGGTGTCAGTCCTAAGACCAACACCCTTTTCAATTTTCCATTCGCTCTTTTACCTTTTCCAAAAATTCTACTGTATTTAAAACTTCCCTTAGTGGTGGTTCAACCTGCGAAGCTAAATCCTTAGTTAAATAACCAGCCTCAATTGTTTCCACAGCCGCTTGTTCCAATAAAGAGGCAAAATGAACTAAAGCCGGCAATTGATCTAGTTCACCGCGTTTGGCCAAAGCACCACTCCAGGCAAAGAGTGTAGCCAAAGAATTAGTAGAAGTACTTTCACCAGCCAAATGACGGTAGTAATGACGCTGTACTGTTCCATGAGCTGCCTCAAATAAATATTCACCATGTGGGGAAACCAAGACAGAAGTCATCATGGCTAAACTACCAAAAGCTGCAGCTATCAAATCAGAAAGGACATCCCCATCATAATTTTTACAAGCCAAAACAAAGCCCCCTTCTGAACGCACCAAACGGGCCACAGCATCATCAATTAAAGTATAAAAATAGGTAAGTCCTCGAGCTTTAAAATCAGCCGCAAATTCAGTATCAAAAATCTCAGCAAAAACATCTTTAAAACGATGATCATATTGTTTAGAAATGGTATCTTTAGTCGCAAACCACAAATCCTGATTTTGATCCAAGGCATAACGAAAACAAGCCCGGGCAAAATTGGCCAGTGAATCATCAAGATTATGCATACCCAAAACTACACCAGTAGAAGTAAATTCATGTATCACTTTTCGACGTGTTAGTCCGTTTTCCGGAGTATAGACTAATTCCACTGTACCCGGTTTGGTTATCCGCATTTCCACAGCTTTATAAAGATCACCATAAGCATGTCGTGCAATAGTAATTGGTTTTTTCCAAGTTTTTACCAAAGGTTTAAGATTTTTTACCACGATGGGCCGCCGAAAAACAGTACCATCCAGAATAGCTCTGATGGTACCATTAGGGCTTTTATACATTTCACGCAGACCATATTCTTCTACTCGGGCCGCATTAGGGGTAATCGTAGCACATTTTACTCCCACCCCATATTTTTTAATGGCCTGTGCGGCCTCCTTAGTTACTTCATCAGCGGTTTTATCCCTATTTTTCAAACCTAAATCATAATATACAGTTTTTAAATCCACATATGGTTTCAAAAGTATGTCTTTGATCATCTGCCAAAGAACACGCGTCATTTCATCACCATCTAATTCTACCAAAGGCTGTTTCATTTTAATACGTAAACTCATTTTAATCTTTGCTCCCTGCTTGTTTTCTGGTATAAGGCAGTAAACCACCTGCCAAAAGAATTTTTTTCTGACGTGGTGAAAGTAACAATTTTACTTCAAAGAAATAATTACCTGTCTTATTATTAACCTTAATTATTTCCCCACTTAAAATTTGTTGTGATAAATCTGTCAAAACTAACTCATCACCCTGTTTTAAACGCAAATAGTCCTCTCGTTTGCTAAAGGTCAAAGGTAAAATACCGGAATTAAGCAAATTAGCCTGATGAATTCGAGCAAAAGAAAGTGCCAGCACACCTTTAATTCCCAAATATAAAGGCACTAAAGCGGCATGTTCCCGGCTAGAACCCTGTCCATAATTCTCACCAGCTACCAAAAACCCACCACCTTTAGTTTTCGCCCGCTGCGGCAAAGCCTCATCAACAGGAGTTAAACAATATTCCGCCAAAGCCGGAATATTAGAACGCAAAGGCAATAAATTAGCCGGTGAAGGCATAATATGATCTGTAGTCAAATTATCTTCCATTACCAAAAGCACTTCACCTTTTAAAAGCTCCGGCAAACTCTCATTTACCGGAAAGGTTTTAATATTAGGACCTTTACATAACTTTTGCTTCTCCCCTGCTGGCAAAGGAGGCACAATTAAATTATCATTTACAGGAAAAATTTCCGGCAAAGTTACTTTTGGTGGTTCATAAAGCCGTGGATCGGTTATTTCACCATTTAAAGCAGCTATTGCCGCCACCTCTGGACTACATAGATAAACCTGAGCAGAGGTAGTCCCACTGCGGCCATAAAAATTACGGTTAAAAGTACGCAAAGAAACTGCATCAGTTGCCGGTGCCTGTCCCATACCAATACAAGGTCCACAAGCACATTCTAAAATCCGAGCACCAGCATCAATTAAATCTGCCAAACCACCTTGGGCAGCTAACATACTTAATACTTGTCGTGAACCAGGGGCAATCACCAGACTTACCCCCGCCGGTATTTTTTTACCCCGCAAAATAGTGGCTACTTTAACTAAATCCACATATGAAGAATTCGTACAACTACCAATACAAACCTGATCTACCTTTGTCTTAGCTAATTCATTAACCACCACTACATTATCCGGGCTATGAGGACAAGCAACCAAGGGCTCCAATGTAGATAAATCGATTTCAATTCTTTGGGCATAAATAGCCCCTTGATCAGCAATTATTTCCTGCCAATCCTCCTCACGACCCTGTGCCTTTAAAAACTGACGAGTGACTTGGTCACTAGGAAAAAGAGATGTCGTTGCTCCTAATTCAGCCCCCATATTCGTAATAGTAGCCCGTTCTGGTACACTTAAATTGGCAACTCCGGGACCAGAATATTCAAATATTTTACCAACTCCACCTTTAACCGTCAGCCGTGATAACAAATGAAGAATAATATCTTTAGCACTTACCCAAGGGGGAAGTTCCCCCTTTAAGTGCACATTAACAATTTCCGGCATGGTTAAATAATAGGGGCCGCCCCCCATAGCCACCGCTACATCCATTCCACCGGCTCCTATGGCTAACATACCCATACCACCAGCTGTAGGTGTATGACTATCTGAACCCAACAAGGTTTGACCAGGTACAGCGAAACGCTCTAAATGAACTTGATGACAAATCCCATTACCTGCTCGCGAAAAATAAAGCCCATATTTCGCTGCAGCCGATTGAATAAAGCGATGATCATCAGCATTACGAAAATCTGTCTGTAATGTATTATGATCAATATAGGCGACAGACCGTTTTGTTTTTACACGCGGAAAACCAAGGGCCTCAAATTCTAAATAGACCATAGTACCCGTAGTATCCTGTGTTAATGTCTGATCAATCTGTAAAGCAATTTCCCGTCCCGGGAACAATTCCCCTGCTAATAAATGTTGCTTTAAAATCTTTGCGGTTACACTTTCTGCCAATAACTTTCTCCCCCTACTTAATCTTCTGAACTAAGCTCCTGAAAGAGCTGCACCAATTCTTTATCAAACAAAGATCTCTTTAATTCCACAGAAGATTTTCTAACCCGTTCCAATAATTTATTACCCATTTCTTTAGACAAATTGATATTAAACTCCTGAAATTTTTTCTGTAAAGTTGATGTTCCCGAATGTTTACCTACAATAATTTGTCTGACCAAACCAATTTCTTGAGGATCAAACGCTTCATAGGTAAGCGGGTTTTTAATTGCCCCATCAGCATGAATACCGGATTCATGAGCAAACATATTTTGCCCTACAATTGGCTTGGAAATAGGTAGTGGTCTGTCAGAAGCATCAGCTACATAATGAGATAATTCCAAAAAACCTTTAGTATTCATAGTCATTTCACATTTAAGTAAATGTTTCAGGGCCATAGCCACTTCTTCCAAAGCAGCATTCCCGGCTCTTTCTCCCAAACCATTGACTGTTACACCAGCATAATTAGCCCCAGCTTTAATTCCTGCTAATGTATTCGCCGTAGCCAAACCAAAATCATTATGCATGTGCAATTCAATTTCTATTTCTACCTCATTTAACAAACGCTTAATTTTTTCATAAGCAGTTAACGGATCCAAAATACCTACTGTATCACAATAACGCAAACGATCAGCACCCGCCTCTTTGGCAGTTTGCACGAATTTCACCAAAAACTCTTCATCTGCTCGCGAGGCATCTTCAGCATTTGCGGAAACATATAAATCATGCTGTTTAGCAAAATCAACTGCCCTCGCTATTTTCTCCAAAACATCTTCCCGACTGGTTCTTAACTTATGTTCAATATGAATATCTGAGGAGGAAATCGAAATTGCTACTGCATCCACACCACATTCAATAGAATGTTTAATATCATTTACTACCGCCCGGTTCCAGGCCATAATACTAGCATTAAGTCCTAGATTAACTATGGCTTTTAAAGTTTCTTTTTCATCCCCACCCATTACCGGAATGCCAGCTTCAATTTGGTCTACACCCACTTCATCAAGCATTTTAGCAATTGTTATTTTTTCCCGATTGGCAAAAACAACACCTGCAGTTTGTTCCCCATCACGTAGAGTAGTATCTACAATATGAATTTTTCTACCTTCAAATTCTGCTGCGACCATCTCCAAAAACCTCCTAAATACTTATTTCCTTCATTGGATTAGCTTTTATGATATCTTTTTTTAGAAAAAAGGCAACACTTTTCCTTCATGTATTTTTTATACTTCGGGCAAAACTCGACAATTACTCTGTGGCATAATTATCAAAATAGCCTTGAATTAATACTACAGGTGTACCTTTATCACCACTCCCACTAATTAGATCACACAAACTGCCTAATAAATCCGTCAATTGCCGCGGTGTCGTACCTTGAGAAACAGCTTCACCTACTAAATCAACTTTTTTTTCACGAATATATTCTTTAATTGCCTTTTGACAGGCCTCTTCATTTAAATCCTGTAATTGATTATCAGCCAAATACTTTAATTTAATTTCATTGGGCAAACCCCGCAACCCTTTAGTATAAGCCGGGGCAACCACCGGATCTGCCAATTCCCAAATTCCGCCTACCGGATCCTTAAAAGCCCCATCACCATAGATTAAAACTTCAATCTGTTTACCAGTTTCCCTTTGTAAACCCTCTTGTACAGCCTGTACAAACTTTTCACCTTCACGAGGAAAAAGTTTAATTTTTGTTTTTGTGGCTCTATTGGAACCCAATAAACCATATTCCGGATTATAGCCACTACCATTTTTTAGGGGTGTAGTACAAAGATCATCCAAACCCAAAACTATTTGAGGATCAAACTGTTTTAAAACACGTTTATGTCTTTGACGATTATGCACATTAGCTACTAAGACATTTTTAGTTTTTTGCAGGATAAAGCGGGGATCATTAGCCAAAAATACTTCAATTTCCGCCCCTTCCCCAGCTACTAACTCACGATACATTTGCACATAATCAATACCCGTAAAAGGATGTTTTACCGCCTGACCAAACAATTCACGGTAGCGGGCCTCACTTAAAACATCCAAATATGGGTTAAGACCTAATTCATACATTTTTTCTAAACACATTAAATGATTACCTACTTCATCAGCAGGATAGGCTAATTGTAAATATATTTTTTTTGCGGAACGGGCTATACTTTTTAAAATTTGCGAAAATCGGTTGCGGCTTAAAATCGGAAAGAGAATCCCTAATTCCTCTGTTCCCTTAATTTTACGGGAAACATCTACAGCCACCTCATCAATGGAAACATAATTCCCCTGTGCCCTGGCAACCGCCGATTCGGTAACTCCAATCACATCCTGATCACGCAATAAATAACCTTCGGTTTTTGCTGAAAGGATTATTGCCCGAATAACCATTTTCACCAAATCATCACCAGCTTTAATAATCGGCAGTCTGATACCCCGAGCCACTGTTCCGACAGTTCTGACCATCACCTACACACCCCTTGCTCATATTTCATCCTTACCCAGATTAGATTCTAACAAACTTTTTCCTTTCAGGCTACAGAAAATCTACAATTTCTTGTGTTGTCCGAAAATGCAATTTAGCCACCTTAGCCAATTCTAGCTTACCATACTCCGCCAAAAAACTCCTGCCCACATCCTTAATCCGGGGACCACAACCTTTAGGAAACTTTAAATTATAAGTTTCACCTAACTTTTCGAGCCTAGCCAAAAAAACATCCCGAGCCAAAATAGAGGCCGCCGCCACAGCATAATCTTCTTCTGCACGCGGCATCTGCTTAACTTTTACCTGTCGCCCTTTTTTTAGTAAAGCCGCTTCGATAAAACTTTTTTTGCCAAACTGATCAATAATAACTCTTTCACACTTTACCCTTAATAATAAATTTTCTATTACCCGAGCATGCCCCCAAGCTAAAAGCTGATTTAAATTATTAATACGAGCGTACAACTCATTATACTTTTGGGGATTAATTAAAACAAGGTTAATTTTGTCTTTAAAATAAGAACACAGCTCCCCAGCAATTTTTTTTACCCCCTGATCACTTAGCTTTTTACTGTCAGCCACACCAATTTCTTTTAAAAAATCTACATCTTCGGGTCTAATAAACACCCCAGCAACCACTAAAGGCCCAAAATAATCTCCTTTTCCTGCCTCATCAACCCCAATATGTGGCTCAGGAATTAAAAGCCGCGGTCCAGTTTCCCCCAACTTCTCCCTTAAAAATAACTTTAAAGCCTTGCCCCCTTTTTCCAGAACAAGTTTTGTAGAAACACCTTTTTTATTAAAATAAATAACTACCGAAAAAGCTTCCCCGCAAAAAGTCCCCTTTAACCTTAAACCATAATCACCAACTCTTTCTTCCCCCAACCATTCTATTGCTTTTTTAACAAATAAAGACCTAAATTTAGCTACCGCCTCGGTACGCGGATATAAAAACGTATAAACCATGCTCACCCTTATCCCCCCCAACACTATTATATCTTAAAATCAATTTCCATCCAAACCGCACCCTTTTTTTACCAAAGGGGAATCCTGTTTGAAAATATCTAAAAAAAAGGTTTTTAGAGATTGATAAAGAAGTGACTATTTGTGTATAATCTTTTAAAAGGGGGTGATTATTTTGGGAATAGAAGTTACCGCACTTGGTGTCCTTGGCGGAATGGCCGGTATTCTAGGCACACTTTTTTCACTTATGTTAGTAGGCACCAAAGTCGCACTTTTTAAAACAGAATCGGTTTTAATTCTAGGAATATTTGGACTAATTTTTAGCATCAGTGGCCTAATTGGTGGCCTAGCCGCACCACAAAGGCCGGTACCATCCGGTATAGCCATGATTGTTAGTGCCATCGGTGGTCTTATTATGGTCTCATGGGGATATATTATCAGCACCCCACTTTTATTAATTGCTGGTTTTTTAGCACTCTTTGGCACTAAAGAAAAAGAAGAAAAAACGGAAAAAATGGACTAAATAAAAAGACTAGCCGAAACATTTCAGCTAGTCTTTTTATCTTTCTTTTAAAAAATGCCCACTTAACTCTCGCGGCTCCCCTTCCCGCCCCTGAACACATTGCTTAACCAACTCCTCTAAATTTAAACGTGGCTCAACGTCTAACTTATCTAAAGCCAATTCCGGTTCAGCCAACAAAAAATCAGGAGTACTACTTCCCGCCAACAACCAATCTAAAACTTCCCAAGCCAAAGTCATCAAATAATAGGTAGTACCCACTACCAAAGGAGCAGCCACTGCAGCACAAAAAGTTAACACTAAATACATTTCCGGTGCCTCTACCACTAAATTAGACCCCCTTTAGTAAACCCCACATGACTAAAGTCACGTGTTTCTAAAATCGCTTTTAGAATTTCCCGCTTCATAGACCTCGTAGCCTACGTTAATTCGAATAGTCCCTACCCTATGTTCAAATCCCTATTATACTCAGTATTACAGTTAGGGCATATCCATTTTTTAATATTTAAATCTCTTATATTTTTTTTTCCACTTGCATATTGTTAGTTCATACCATGACACATCTGTTTGCCCCCCGCTAATTTAATTCCCAGTTCAATCATCCAAGAAAGGGATTTTGTGGTAAATAATGTTCATTCTTATTTAGCAAAATTTGTTGAGTTTAGTTTAGCAGTTACAAGTAATTGTCATTTCTACCCCCTAAGTCACTAATAGGGTATATTATTGAATTGGTACTGGCAATTACTTTTTTATTTATCTTTATGCAGATTGTATTTTTGGTTGCCAAAAATTGTATTTATATATTACCATAAATACAAATATTCAATATAAACTAACACCATTCTTAAATGTCTAATACGAAAGACTGGATCCACAGCAAGTTCTCTTTTGCTTTTACTAAAATTATTTTATCAAAAAAAATCCAACATAACAAAAAATGGATATCACCCTATTTTATAAATGTGACTTGAACTCACACGCTTTTGAAATCTCCAACTGGTGAATAAGCAAGATTTTAATAATTAAGTTCCCTGAAATATCCATCCGTGACACTAACAAAATTTTTGACCATATTATAAACCTTATTTAGTTGTATTTTACGGAACCTTTTTGCTTTTATAATAGGAATCTAATATATTTGCTTAATCCTTTAATTTTCTACAAAATCTTTTAAATAAAAGAATATTTCTACCATGAGAAACAGCGGCACTGTGCCGCTGTTAAATTGTTTTTCCTATTAATTAAGATGCTCTGCTCGTACTGGAGGCCACATTTAAAGCTGATTTCCAGTTTTTCTTCACCT comes from the Clostridia bacterium genome and includes:
- the iorA gene encoding indolepyruvate ferredoxin oxidoreductase subunit alpha, coding for MRELLTGNEAIARGAYEAGCLVAAAYPGTPSTEILENLANYREIDAQWSPNEKVAVEIAGGAAIGGVRALAAMKHVGLNVAADPLMTLAYSGIKGGLVIVTADDPGAHSSQNEQDNRHYASLAKVIMLEPSDSQECKDFTKMAFALSEQFDLPVLIRVTTRICHSKSLVELGKREVVKPGEYKKDVKKYVMVPAHARLKHYSLEAVLQNIRNWGNYSSLNKIVKGKKRWGIITAGIAYQYAREVFGEEATYLKLGLTHPLPEKLLREFAKEVEEVIVIEENDPYLETRVKALGIKCQGKNRLPLCGELTPDIIRGAFFSEQKQAKEVNLNIPTRPPVLCAGCPHRGLFYALKKFKEVVVAGDIGCYTLGFMPPLEITDTVICMGASISGGIGLKKALPTKKVFSCLGDSTFFHSGITGLIDVVYNQTDLKIVILDNRTTAMTGHQDNPGTGKTLQGESVPSLKIVELVKAVGVKKIRVIDPYDLTATEKALQEAYQAQEPFVIISKRPCALLKEVRRERRGWACSVDPEKCTNCRACLRLGCPALVAEEKQVVIDSEQCNGCGLCAQVCRFGAISRVGEKND
- a CDS encoding NADP-dependent isocitrate dehydrogenase, whose product is MSLRIKMKQPLVELDGDEMTRVLWQMIKDILLKPYVDLKTVYYDLGLKNRDKTADEVTKEAAQAIKKYGVGVKCATITPNAARVEEYGLREMYKSPNGTIRAILDGTVFRRPIVVKNLKPLVKTWKKPITIARHAYGDLYKAVEMRITKPGTVELVYTPENGLTRRKVIHEFTSTGVVLGMHNLDDSLANFARACFRYALDQNQDLWFATKDTISKQYDHRFKDVFAEIFDTEFAADFKARGLTYFYTLIDDAVARLVRSEGGFVLACKNYDGDVLSDLIAAAFGSLAMMTSVLVSPHGEYLFEAAHGTVQRHYYRHLAGESTSTNSLATLFAWSGALAKRGELDQLPALVHFASLLEQAAVETIEAGYLTKDLASQVEPPLREVLNTVEFLEKVKERMEN
- a CDS encoding aconitate hydratase; amino-acid sequence: MAESVTAKILKQHLLAGELFPGREIALQIDQTLTQDTTGTMVYLEFEALGFPRVKTKRSVAYIDHNTLQTDFRNADDHRFIQSAAAKYGLYFSRAGNGICHQVHLERFAVPGQTLLGSDSHTPTAGGMGMLAIGAGGMDVAVAMGGGPYYLTMPEIVNVHLKGELPPWVSAKDIILHLLSRLTVKGGVGKIFEYSGPGVANLSVPERATITNMGAELGATTSLFPSDQVTRQFLKAQGREEDWQEIIADQGAIYAQRIEIDLSTLEPLVACPHSPDNVVVVNELAKTKVDQVCIGSCTNSSYVDLVKVATILRGKKIPAGVSLVIAPGSRQVLSMLAAQGGLADLIDAGARILECACGPCIGMGQAPATDAVSLRTFNRNFYGRSGTTSAQVYLCSPEVAAIAALNGEITDPRLYEPPKVTLPEIFPVNDNLIVPPLPAGEKQKLCKGPNIKTFPVNESLPELLKGEVLLVMEDNLTTDHIMPSPANLLPLRSNIPALAEYCLTPVDEALPQRAKTKGGGFLVAGENYGQGSSREHAALVPLYLGIKGVLALSFARIHQANLLNSGILPLTFSKREDYLRLKQGDELVLTDLSQQILSGEIIKVNNKTGNYFFEVKLLLSPRQKKILLAGGLLPYTRKQAGSKD
- the nifV gene encoding homocitrate synthase; translation: MVAAEFEGRKIHIVDTTLRDGEQTAGVVFANREKITIAKMLDEVGVDQIEAGIPVMGGDEKETLKAIVNLGLNASIMAWNRAVVNDIKHSIECGVDAVAISISSSDIHIEHKLRTSREDVLEKIARAVDFAKQHDLYVSANAEDASRADEEFLVKFVQTAKEAGADRLRYCDTVGILDPLTAYEKIKRLLNEVEIEIELHMHNDFGLATANTLAGIKAGANYAGVTVNGLGERAGNAALEEVAMALKHLLKCEMTMNTKGFLELSHYVADASDRPLPISKPIVGQNMFAHESGIHADGAIKNPLTYEAFDPQEIGLVRQIIVGKHSGTSTLQKKFQEFNINLSKEMGNKLLERVRKSSVELKRSLFDKELVQLFQELSSED
- a CDS encoding F420-0--gamma-glutamyl ligase gives rise to the protein MVRTVGTVARGIRLPIIKAGDDLVKMVIRAIILSAKTEGYLLRDQDVIGVTESAVARAQGNYVSIDEVAVDVSRKIKGTEELGILFPILSRNRFSQILKSIARSAKKIYLQLAYPADEVGNHLMCLEKMYELGLNPYLDVLSEARYRELFGQAVKHPFTGIDYVQMYRELVAGEGAEIEVFLANDPRFILQKTKNVLVANVHNRQRHKRVLKQFDPQIVLGLDDLCTTPLKNGSGYNPEYGLLGSNRATKTKIKLFPREGEKFVQAVQEGLQRETGKQIEVLIYGDGAFKDPVGGIWELADPVVAPAYTKGLRGLPNEIKLKYLADNQLQDLNEEACQKAIKEYIREKKVDLVGEAVSQGTTPRQLTDLLGSLCDLISGSGDKGTPVVLIQGYFDNYATE
- the rnhC gene encoding ribonuclease HIII; protein product: MVYTFLYPRTEAVAKFRSLFVKKAIEWLGEERVGDYGLRLKGTFCGEAFSVVIYFNKKGVSTKLVLEKGGKALKLFLREKLGETGPRLLIPEPHIGVDEAGKGDYFGPLVVAGVFIRPEDVDFLKEIGVADSKKLSDQGVKKIAGELCSYFKDKINLVLINPQKYNELYARINNLNQLLAWGHARVIENLLLRVKCERVIIDQFGKKSFIEAALLKKGRQVKVKQMPRAEEDYAVAAASILARDVFLARLEKLGETYNLKFPKGCGPRIKDVGRSFLAEYGKLELAKVAKLHFRTTQEIVDFL